One segment of Candidatus Dadabacteria bacterium DNA contains the following:
- a CDS encoding menaquinone biosynthesis protein produces MNEKKGGHPLINLGAAPFLNMRPLIYPLEKGLVEHSFNIMYFDPFLLSGNLSEGVIDVAPIPSVEFLRTDDYCILPDISISSFGKVDSVILKARKEITKITSVSVDSRSKSSTALLRIVLELFLGLTPEYVKRSPGNGFLEEVDAGMLIGNAGLGSRHLCRDNSLLTYDLGELWTEETALPFVYALMATRKGDGATAEGCRCLVSTRDKGVGLIREIADIESRKLGLSREQCETYLQHRIKYDLDDAKVEGLTRYRDLLFELGEIEKKNGMDFHAALS; encoded by the coding sequence GTGAACGAAAAAAAGGGGGGACATCCATTGATAAATCTAGGAGCAGCGCCTTTTCTTAACATGCGGCCGCTTATTTATCCTCTGGAAAAAGGCCTGGTGGAGCACAGCTTTAATATAATGTATTTTGACCCTTTCCTTCTTTCCGGCAATCTGTCGGAAGGAGTGATTGACGTCGCGCCCATTCCCTCGGTTGAATTTCTAAGAACCGACGACTACTGCATTCTGCCCGACATTTCCATATCCTCTTTCGGAAAAGTCGACAGCGTCATACTCAAGGCACGAAAAGAAATAACGAAAATAACAAGCGTGTCCGTCGACAGCAGGTCCAAGAGCTCAACAGCCCTGCTCAGAATCGTACTGGAGCTTTTCCTCGGTCTTACGCCCGAATACGTAAAAAGAAGTCCGGGAAACGGATTCCTTGAGGAAGTCGACGCGGGAATGCTGATCGGCAACGCGGGTCTTGGTTCCCGTCATCTCTGCAGAGACAACTCCCTTCTCACGTACGATCTCGGGGAACTGTGGACGGAGGAAACCGCCCTCCCCTTCGTATACGCGCTGATGGCGACGAGAAAAGGGGACGGCGCTACCGCGGAAGGCTGCAGATGTCTTGTTTCGACAAGGGACAAAGGAGTGGGCCTCATCAGGGAAATAGCGGATATCGAATCGCGGAAGCTGGGGCTGAGCAGGGAGCAGTGCGAGACCTATCTTCAGCACAGAATCAAATACGACCTTGACGATGCCAAGGTGGAAGGACTCACAAGGTATCGCGACCTTCTTTTTGAGCTTGGCGAAATAGAGAAGAAAAACGGAATGGACTTTCACGCAGCCCTGTCATAA
- a CDS encoding ABC transporter substrate-binding protein encodes MKLGHSPDADDAFMFYAIASGKVPSEKIDFEHVIEDIQSLNRRAMNAELEVTAISAHGYLSVQDRYRILSCGASMGKGYGPIVVAKKKISDLRGKVVAVPGKLTTAYLLLSLYADDFIPVEVPFDKIMDKVLEEEVDAGLLIHEGQLTYEETGLDLLFDLGAMWAEETDLPMPLGLNVLRRDIPRGLDTEVLRVHKESIEYALSNKKEALDYAMRFGRGMSEDTGEKFVLMYVNEWTRDLGESGTGALEYLFEKARAKGIIAENPMLDILCG; translated from the coding sequence ATGAAACTGGGCCACAGTCCCGACGCTGACGACGCTTTTATGTTCTACGCCATAGCGAGCGGAAAGGTGCCTTCCGAGAAAATCGACTTTGAGCATGTGATCGAGGACATACAGTCGCTTAATAGAAGAGCCATGAATGCTGAGCTTGAGGTGACGGCAATTTCTGCCCACGGATACCTGAGCGTGCAGGACCGCTACCGGATTCTCTCCTGCGGGGCCAGCATGGGAAAAGGGTATGGCCCCATAGTGGTTGCCAAGAAAAAAATTTCTGACCTCAGGGGAAAAGTCGTCGCGGTACCTGGAAAGCTTACTACTGCATATCTTCTTCTGAGTCTCTATGCTGATGATTTCATCCCGGTTGAAGTGCCCTTTGACAAGATCATGGACAAGGTGCTCGAAGAAGAGGTAGACGCGGGTCTTCTTATACATGAAGGACAGCTTACCTACGAAGAGACGGGACTTGATCTTCTCTTCGATCTTGGAGCGATGTGGGCCGAGGAGACCGATCTTCCGATGCCGCTTGGACTTAACGTGCTCAGAAGAGACATACCCCGGGGGCTCGACACCGAAGTTCTTCGGGTACACAAAGAAAGCATAGAGTACGCTCTCTCGAACAAAAAAGAGGCTCTTGATTATGCGATGCGTTTTGGAAGGGGAATGAGCGAGGATACGGGAGAGAAATTCGTCTTAATGTACGTAAATGAGTGGACCAGGGATCTTGGCGAAAGCGGAACCGGGGCTCTTGAGTATCTTTTTGAAAAAGCCCGAGCAAAGGGAATCATAGCCGAGAACCCAATGCTTGATATTCTCTGCGGGTAA
- a CDS encoding deoxyguanosinetriphosphate triphosphohydrolase, whose translation MLIRKQTEENEKKLLSPIAALSCESKGRARPERECDIRTCFQRDRDRVIHSKAFRRLKHKTQVFISPTNDHYRTRLTHVIEVSQIARTISRALMLNEDLTEAIALGHDLGHTPFGHSGEAALNEMFPGGFKHVRQSMRIIDVLERDGEGLNLTHEVRDGIAKHSKGWGKEGIDTEENRPLTLEGQITKISDLVAYANHDLDDATRSGIISPGDVPEKYISVLGKTASRRINTMVVDIVEQTIEGSLKRVLMSEEVLEALMGLRAYLYENVYTSERLLSLHNKSKKVVKELYLYFCENEKIFRENFCRMPEREGETLERAVCDFIAGMSDLYALSLYQKIFLPSRWTKGEEARGIEL comes from the coding sequence TTGCTCATACGAAAGCAGACTGAAGAAAACGAAAAAAAGTTGCTGAGCCCCATAGCGGCTTTGAGCTGCGAGTCAAAAGGCAGGGCAAGACCCGAGCGTGAATGCGACATAAGAACATGCTTTCAGAGAGATAGGGACAGGGTAATACATTCCAAGGCGTTTCGAAGGCTGAAGCACAAAACCCAGGTTTTCATCTCCCCCACCAACGATCATTACCGCACAAGGCTTACCCACGTAATAGAAGTTTCCCAGATAGCAAGAACCATATCCAGAGCGCTGATGCTTAACGAAGACCTGACCGAAGCCATAGCGCTCGGACACGACCTCGGCCACACCCCCTTCGGCCACTCCGGGGAAGCGGCACTGAACGAGATGTTTCCCGGCGGATTCAAGCATGTCCGCCAGAGCATGAGGATCATTGACGTACTTGAGCGCGACGGAGAGGGACTCAACCTGACGCATGAGGTGAGGGACGGAATAGCGAAGCATTCCAAAGGATGGGGAAAGGAGGGAATAGACACGGAGGAAAACAGGCCCCTTACCCTTGAAGGCCAGATAACCAAGATCTCGGACCTCGTGGCTTATGCCAATCACGATCTTGATGACGCCACCCGCTCCGGTATAATCTCGCCCGGTGACGTACCCGAAAAATACATCTCGGTTCTCGGGAAAACAGCTTCGCGGCGGATAAACACCATGGTGGTCGATATCGTGGAGCAGACTATCGAGGGCAGCCTCAAGAGAGTGCTCATGAGTGAGGAGGTGCTAGAAGCCCTTATGGGACTCAGAGCCTATCTGTACGAGAATGTCTACACAAGCGAGCGATTGCTCTCTCTTCACAACAAGTCCAAGAAGGTGGTAAAAGAACTTTATCTCTATTTCTGCGAGAACGAGAAGATATTCAGGGAGAATTTCTGCAGGATGCCCGAGCGGGAAGGCGAAACCCTGGAGAGAGCCGTATGCGACTTCATAGCGGGAATGTCGGATCTCTACGCGCTGTCGCTTTATCAGAAGATATTCCTCCCGAGTAGGTGGACGAAGGGCGAGGAAGCGCGGGGAATAGAACTGTGA